A region from the Deinococcus sp. YIM 134068 genome encodes:
- a CDS encoding roadblock/LC7 domain-containing protein: protein MTATLSKQELLNSTLTGLRSAMPELRGALIATVDGLPIAQTMGDGTDPNRVAAMAATALGLGKRINDTLGSGQLTDMSVSGASGQVYIYAAGHKGVLAVVAPTGVNLGLLHMEARDAAQSVASIL from the coding sequence ATGACCGCCACCCTCAGCAAGCAAGAACTCCTGAACTCCACCCTCACCGGCCTGCGCTCCGCCATGCCCGAGCTGCGCGGTGCCTTAATCGCCACTGTGGACGGTCTGCCTATCGCCCAGACGATGGGGGACGGCACCGACCCCAACCGCGTCGCCGCGATGGCCGCGACTGCCCTGGGTCTGGGCAAGCGTATCAACGACACCCTCGGCTCGGGCCAGCTCACCGACATGAGCGTGAGTGGCGCGAGCGGCCAGGTCTACATCTACGCCGCCGGGCACAAGGGCGTGCTGGCGGTCGTGGCCCCGACCGGCGTCAATCTGGGCCTGCTGCACATGGAAGCCCGCGACGCCGCCCAGAGCGTCGCCAGCATTCTCTGA